The Mesorhizobium sp. B1-1-8 genome contains a region encoding:
- a CDS encoding DUF3775 domain-containing protein gives MQQRLEKEWELSIGPDTVRLFILKAKALSAAVNEDYDDGAEHEIEFDGDTHDNHHHDGLAEEASENLTEEEFRELINDLNIDEAAELVALAWVGRGDYDASEWADALAAARERANRRTAKYLLGMPLLADWLEEGLEAIGA, from the coding sequence GTGCAGCAGCGCCTCGAGAAAGAATGGGAGCTTTCGATCGGCCCGGATACCGTGCGCCTGTTCATTCTCAAGGCCAAGGCATTGAGCGCCGCCGTCAACGAGGATTACGACGACGGCGCCGAGCACGAGATCGAGTTCGACGGCGATACGCATGACAACCATCACCATGACGGCCTCGCCGAGGAAGCCTCGGAAAACCTCACCGAAGAAGAATTTCGCGAGCTGATCAACGATCTCAATATCGATGAAGCGGCCGAGCTCGTGGCGCTGGCCTGGGTCGGCCGCGGCGATTACGACGCTTCCGAGTGGGCGGACGCGCTGGCCGCGGCGCGCGAGCGCGCCAACAGGCGCACGGCGAAATATCTGCTCGGCATGCCGCTGCTTGCCGACTGGCTGGAAGA
- a CDS encoding tetratricopeptide repeat protein yields MRRRLLVQVMAVAALPLFVAPAFAAGSGGSSDTQTTTQCKKGEVWDKKKKKCAVPKYGMLDDDNIYDAGHDLAMAGRYDEAIAVLSLAANKQDPRILNYLGYSHRHSGRVTVGLGYYEEALRIDPNYTLVREYLGEAHLQIGDLAGAQQQLMEIEKRTGKGSREYGMLSEQIDHFLRS; encoded by the coding sequence ATGCGCAGACGTTTGCTTGTTCAAGTCATGGCTGTTGCCGCCCTGCCACTGTTCGTAGCGCCTGCATTCGCGGCCGGCAGCGGCGGCAGCTCCGATACTCAGACCACCACGCAGTGCAAGAAAGGCGAAGTTTGGGACAAAAAGAAGAAGAAATGCGCTGTGCCGAAGTATGGGATGCTGGATGACGACAACATCTACGACGCAGGCCACGATCTGGCGATGGCCGGACGCTACGACGAGGCGATCGCCGTGCTCAGCCTCGCCGCCAACAAGCAGGATCCGCGCATCCTCAACTATCTCGGTTATTCGCACCGCCACTCCGGGCGCGTCACCGTCGGCCTCGGCTATTACGAGGAAGCGCTGCGCATCGACCCGAACTACACGCTGGTGCGCGAATATCTCGGCGAGGCGCATCTGCAGATCGGCGATCTGGCCGGCGCCCAGCAGCAGTTGATGGAGATCGAAAAACGGACCGGCAAGGGCTCGCGCGAATACGGCATGCTGTCCGAGCAGATCGACCATTTCCTGAGAAGTTGA
- the greA gene encoding transcription elongation factor GreA yields the protein MIKVPMTGEGFASLKEELRWRQQAERPRIIEAISEARSHGDLSENAEYHAAKESQSHNEGRINELEDLIARAEVIDVSKLSGDKVKFGATVVLVDEDTEEKKTYQIVGDQEADVKSGRISISSPIARALIGKEVGDAIEVNAPGGARGYEIVQVQFI from the coding sequence ATGATCAAGGTTCCGATGACAGGCGAGGGGTTCGCGTCATTGAAGGAAGAATTGCGCTGGCGCCAGCAGGCAGAGCGTCCGCGCATCATCGAGGCGATCTCGGAAGCGCGTTCACATGGCGACCTGTCCGAAAATGCCGAATATCACGCCGCCAAGGAGTCGCAGAGCCACAATGAGGGCCGCATCAACGAACTCGAGGACCTGATCGCGCGGGCCGAGGTCATCGACGTCTCCAAGCTCAGCGGCGACAAGGTCAAGTTCGGCGCCACCGTGGTGCTCGTCGACGAGGACACCGAGGAAAAGAAGACCTATCAGATCGTCGGCGACCAGGAAGCCGACGTGAAATCCGGCCGCATCTCGATCTCCTCGCCGATCGCGCGCGCGCTGATCGGCAAGGAAGTCGGCGACGCCATCGAGGTCAACGCGCCCGGCGGCGCTCGCGGCTATGAGATCGTCCAGGTGCAGTTCATCTGA
- the waaC gene encoding lipopolysaccharide heptosyltransferase I, producing MKILIVKTSSMGDVIHTFPAVEDAVRHRPDLSFDWCVEEAFAGIVALHPAIRTIHKVAIRRWRKKPFAGGTWREMTGLRSAQRAGHYDLVIDAQGLLKSAVVARQAGAPIAGFDRSSVREPSATLFYDRKYAVSRDLHAIERTRRLFGLALGYEPDLSMLESGIVTPVGGRSGVDGKTAFLLHGTSREDKKWPAEDWIETARHLAARQITPVTTWSNEAEKTVAEAIAEAVPSTVLVPKSPLAEIAAILGHSTLVIGADTGLTHLASAFGLPTVAIFLATEPSLTGPRGPFSSTLQAKPGSPVTPADVLAEAERLLAQRSNTPA from the coding sequence ATGAAGATCCTGATCGTCAAGACGTCGTCGATGGGTGATGTCATCCATACCTTTCCCGCTGTCGAGGATGCGGTTCGACACCGCCCCGACTTGAGCTTCGACTGGTGTGTGGAAGAGGCTTTCGCCGGCATTGTCGCGCTCCATCCGGCCATCCGGACCATCCACAAGGTTGCGATCCGGCGGTGGCGCAAGAAGCCTTTTGCCGGGGGCACGTGGCGCGAGATGACCGGCCTGCGCAGCGCGCAACGCGCCGGTCATTATGATCTGGTCATCGACGCGCAGGGACTGCTGAAATCGGCCGTCGTCGCCAGGCAGGCCGGCGCGCCCATTGCCGGCTTCGACCGTTCAAGCGTGCGGGAGCCCTCGGCAACGCTGTTCTACGACCGCAAATACGCGGTATCCCGCGACCTGCACGCCATCGAGCGCACGCGGCGGCTGTTCGGCCTGGCGCTCGGCTATGAGCCCGATCTCTCGATGCTTGAGTCCGGCATCGTGACGCCGGTGGGCGGCCGTTCCGGCGTCGACGGCAAGACGGCTTTCCTGCTGCACGGCACCAGCCGGGAGGACAAGAAATGGCCGGCCGAAGACTGGATCGAGACCGCCAGGCACCTGGCAGCCAGGCAAATTACGCCGGTGACCACCTGGTCGAACGAGGCGGAAAAGACGGTGGCAGAGGCAATCGCCGAGGCCGTTCCATCGACCGTGCTGGTTCCGAAGTCGCCGTTGGCCGAAATCGCCGCGATCCTCGGCCACTCGACCCTGGTGATCGGCGCCGACACTGGTCTCACCCACCTCGCCAGCGCCTTCGGGTTGCCGACCGTCGCCATTTTCCTCGCGACCGAGCCTAGCCTCACCGGCCCGCGCGGGCCGTTCTCATCGACGTTGCAGGCGAAACCGGGAAGCCCGGTAACGCCAGCTGATGTGCTAGCGGAAGCAGAAAGGCTGCTGGCGCAAAGATCGAACACGCCAGCGTAG
- the waaF gene encoding lipopolysaccharide heptosyltransferase II, which translates to MAESPTILVIGPRWVGDMVMAQCLFSALKEQYPNAAIDVLAPAWAAPLVKRMPEIRNQIDFPLMPGALEFRSRRRFGRLLRGRYDMAYVLPGSWKSALIPFFARIPRRIGNLREMRYGLLTDVVPLPDALKRRTAQAYFGLARGGTFRAPKLTVDAANQMDLLARHGLAARKFVVLMPGAEFGPAKRWPSEHYAELARTMMAKGLGVALLGSRNDAGVTAEIAALAPGAADLAGKTRLEDAIDLIAAAKLAVSNDSGLMHVAAAVGTPIVAVYGSTSPENTPPLSDRSELIWLGLSCSPCHRKVCPLGHLNCLKTLDVARVAAAADRLLQVAAPA; encoded by the coding sequence ATGGCTGAAAGCCCAACGATCCTCGTGATCGGCCCCCGCTGGGTGGGCGACATGGTCATGGCGCAATGCCTGTTCTCGGCGCTGAAGGAGCAATACCCGAACGCCGCGATCGACGTGCTGGCGCCGGCCTGGGCGGCGCCCCTGGTCAAGCGCATGCCCGAAATACGCAACCAGATCGACTTTCCGCTGATGCCCGGCGCGCTCGAATTTCGCAGCCGCCGGCGCTTCGGCCGCCTGTTGCGTGGCCGCTACGACATGGCCTATGTGCTGCCGGGAAGCTGGAAATCGGCGCTGATCCCGTTCTTTGCCCGTATCCCGCGCCGCATCGGCAATCTGAGGGAAATGCGCTACGGGCTTTTGACCGATGTCGTTCCCCTGCCCGACGCGCTCAAGCGGCGCACGGCGCAGGCCTATTTCGGCCTCGCCCGCGGCGGCACTTTCCGCGCTCCAAAGCTCACCGTCGATGCGGCCAACCAGATGGATTTGCTGGCACGGCACGGGCTGGCTGCGCGAAAATTCGTCGTCCTGATGCCCGGCGCCGAGTTCGGCCCGGCAAAACGCTGGCCGAGCGAACATTATGCGGAGCTCGCCCGCACGATGATGGCGAAGGGTCTCGGGGTCGCTCTGCTGGGTTCCAGGAACGACGCCGGCGTGACCGCCGAGATCGCCGCCCTGGCGCCGGGCGCCGCCGACCTTGCCGGCAAGACGCGGCTGGAGGACGCCATCGACTTGATCGCCGCGGCGAAGCTCGCCGTGTCGAACGACAGCGGCCTGATGCATGTCGCGGCTGCCGTCGGCACCCCGATCGTCGCCGTCTACGGCTCGACCTCGCCCGAGAATACCCCGCCGCTGTCCGACCGTTCGGAGCTGATCTGGCTCGGCCTCTCCTGCTCGCCCTGCCACCGCAAGGTCTGCCCGCTCGGCCACCTCAACTGCCTGAAGACGCTCGACGTCGCGCGCGTCGCGGCTGCCGCCGACCGGCTGCTTCAGGTTGCGGCGCCAGCATGA
- the rfaD gene encoding ADP-glyceromanno-heptose 6-epimerase — translation MIIVTGGAGMIGSNIVAALNAEGHDDIVVVDDLTDGHKIANLADLRIADYLDKDDFLARLEDGGLGRIEAVFHQGACSTTTEWNGKFMMEVNYAYSKRLLHACLALRVPFLYASSASVYGGGSEFREEPECERPLNVYAYSKKLFDDYVRRNVFDTDHSQVAGLRYFNVYGPREAHKGAMASVAFHLFNQVEQGQNPKLFGAYGGFGPGEQSRDFIHVGDVADVNLWLWKRGASGIFNCGTGRAQPFRAIAETVIDTLGKGEIEFVEFPDHLKGSYQSFTQADMSRLRAAGYNGQFRSVETGVRDYVEWLKAQRSS, via the coding sequence ATGATCATTGTCACGGGCGGCGCCGGCATGATCGGCTCCAACATCGTCGCCGCGCTCAATGCCGAGGGGCACGACGACATCGTCGTCGTCGACGATCTCACCGACGGCCACAAGATCGCCAACCTGGCCGACCTCAGAATCGCCGACTATCTCGACAAGGACGATTTCCTGGCGCGCCTCGAAGACGGCGGCCTTGGCCGCATCGAGGCCGTGTTCCACCAGGGCGCCTGCTCGACCACCACCGAATGGAACGGCAAGTTCATGATGGAGGTGAACTACGCCTATTCGAAGCGCCTGCTGCATGCCTGCCTCGCGCTGCGCGTGCCTTTCCTCTATGCCTCCTCGGCGTCGGTCTATGGCGGCGGTTCCGAATTTCGCGAGGAGCCGGAATGCGAGCGGCCGCTCAACGTCTACGCCTACTCCAAAAAACTGTTCGACGACTATGTCCGCCGCAATGTCTTCGACACCGATCATTCGCAAGTCGCGGGCCTGCGCTATTTCAACGTCTACGGTCCGCGCGAGGCGCATAAGGGCGCCATGGCCTCTGTCGCCTTTCATCTGTTCAACCAGGTCGAGCAGGGCCAGAACCCGAAACTGTTCGGCGCCTATGGCGGTTTCGGCCCGGGCGAGCAAAGCCGCGACTTCATCCATGTCGGCGATGTCGCCGACGTCAATCTGTGGCTGTGGAAGCGCGGCGCGAGCGGCATCTTCAACTGCGGCACCGGCCGCGCCCAGCCGTTCCGGGCCATTGCCGAGACGGTGATCGACACGCTGGGCAAGGGTGAGATCGAATTCGTCGAGTTCCCCGACCACCTCAAGGGCAGCTATCAGAGTTTTACGCAGGCGGATATGTCCCGTTTGCGCGCGGCCGGTTACAATGGCCAATTCCGCAGCGTCGAAACCGGCGTCAGAGATTATGTCGAATGGCTGAAAGCCCAACGATCCTCGTGA
- a CDS encoding LysE family translocator, with protein MPSMELLIAFFATTAIFAYIPGPAMLYAAAQTMARGRWSGLTAALGIHLGGYVHVFAAAAGLSVLFHAVPTLYMAVKLVGAFYLIWLGVSLFRKRAEGDAALPAIERKSARRAFFESISVEVLNPKTAIFFMAFLPQFIDASAAFPVWLQFVVLGTIVNLMFSSADIACVFLAGAVIARLRRSGRAQRLMQRAGGAVLVGLGVHVALQKT; from the coding sequence ATGCCTTCGATGGAACTGCTCATCGCGTTTTTCGCCACCACGGCGATCTTCGCCTATATCCCGGGGCCGGCCATGCTCTATGCCGCTGCGCAGACAATGGCGCGCGGGCGATGGTCCGGCCTGACGGCTGCGCTCGGCATCCATCTTGGCGGCTATGTGCATGTCTTTGCCGCCGCCGCCGGTCTGTCGGTGCTGTTCCACGCCGTGCCGACGCTCTACATGGCGGTCAAGCTCGTCGGCGCTTTCTACCTGATCTGGCTGGGCGTTTCCCTGTTCCGCAAGCGCGCCGAGGGCGATGCGGCTCTGCCTGCCATCGAACGGAAGTCGGCCCGCCGCGCCTTTTTTGAAAGCATCTCCGTCGAGGTGCTCAATCCCAAGACGGCCATTTTCTTCATGGCGTTCCTGCCGCAGTTCATCGACGCCTCGGCGGCATTCCCGGTCTGGCTGCAGTTCGTCGTGCTCGGAACGATCGTCAATCTGATGTTCTCGTCGGCCGACATCGCCTGCGTGTTCCTGGCCGGCGCGGTGATTGCCCGGCTGCGACGCTCCGGCCGCGCGCAGCGGCTGATGCAGCGCGCGGGTGGGGCGGTGCTGGTCGGGCTGGGCGTGCACGTCGCCTTGCAGAAAACCTGA
- the rfaE1 gene encoding D-glycero-beta-D-manno-heptose-7-phosphate kinase: MIKHHLPSPEPLHRAIAGFGSATVLVVGDFILDRFVSGVIERISPEAPIPVLHGKGEMLAMGGAGNVVSNIVSLGAAAIPVSVIGADQAGGHLMRMLSEIGVETDGLLRQNGRMTSSKSRFSALNQQVLRFDEEEIKPLFAAERATLIEYFQAALMRADIVILSDYGKGILLAGVAAELIAICRDAGKPVLVDPKGRDYARYAGATAVTPNRKELGEAVGRKVFGDDEIVAAARDLIAVHDFEFIVATRSEKGMSVVTAEDARHISTQAREVFDVSGAGDTVIATFALALAAGADRVQAATIANAAGGVVVGKRGTARLTVEELSGALFRSHGPVAHKDAILDANAAARMVAAWKEEGLSVGFTNGCFDILHAGHVSLLHAARSQCDRLVLGLNSDASVRRLKGPGRPVNDQHDRACVLAALASVDAVVVFEEDTPLALIEALLPDILVKGADYTIETVVGADVVQKAGGRVVLVDLVAGKSTTSTIGKLRATS, translated from the coding sequence ATGATCAAGCACCATTTGCCTTCTCCCGAACCCTTGCACCGCGCCATCGCCGGCTTCGGCAGCGCCACCGTCCTGGTGGTCGGTGACTTCATCCTCGACCGCTTCGTCAGCGGCGTCATCGAACGCATCTCGCCGGAAGCGCCTATCCCCGTGCTGCATGGAAAGGGCGAGATGCTGGCCATGGGCGGCGCCGGCAACGTCGTTTCCAACATCGTCTCGCTGGGCGCCGCCGCGATCCCGGTTTCGGTGATCGGCGCCGACCAGGCGGGCGGCCATCTGATGCGCATGCTCAGCGAGATCGGCGTCGAGACCGACGGCCTGTTGCGGCAGAACGGCCGCATGACCTCCTCGAAGAGCCGCTTCAGCGCGCTCAACCAGCAGGTGCTGCGTTTCGACGAAGAGGAGATCAAGCCACTCTTTGCCGCCGAGCGGGCGACGCTGATCGAATATTTCCAGGCGGCGCTTATGCGCGCCGATATCGTCATCCTGTCCGATTACGGCAAGGGCATCCTGCTCGCCGGCGTCGCCGCCGAACTGATCGCGATCTGCCGCGATGCCGGGAAGCCGGTGCTGGTCGACCCGAAGGGGCGCGACTATGCGCGCTATGCCGGCGCCACCGCGGTCACGCCCAACCGCAAGGAACTTGGCGAGGCGGTCGGACGCAAAGTGTTCGGCGATGACGAGATCGTCGCGGCCGCACGCGACCTGATCGCGGTGCATGATTTCGAATTCATCGTCGCCACGCGCAGCGAAAAGGGCATGAGCGTGGTGACCGCCGAGGATGCTCGCCATATTTCCACCCAGGCGCGCGAAGTGTTCGACGTATCCGGCGCTGGCGATACCGTCATTGCGACTTTCGCGCTTGCGCTCGCCGCTGGTGCCGACCGTGTGCAGGCCGCTACAATCGCCAATGCCGCCGGCGGCGTCGTGGTCGGAAAACGCGGCACCGCGCGGCTGACGGTCGAGGAGCTCTCCGGCGCGCTGTTCCGCTCGCATGGGCCGGTGGCGCACAAGGACGCCATTCTGGACGCCAACGCCGCGGCGCGGATGGTGGCGGCGTGGAAGGAGGAAGGCTTGAGCGTCGGCTTCACCAATGGCTGCTTCGATATCCTGCATGCCGGCCATGTCAGCCTGCTGCACGCCGCGCGCAGCCAGTGCGACCGGCTGGTGCTGGGCTTGAACAGCGATGCATCGGTGCGCCGGCTGAAAGGGCCTGGACGTCCGGTCAACGACCAGCATGACCGCGCCTGCGTGCTGGCCGCACTTGCCTCGGTCGATGCCGTCGTCGTCTTCGAGGAGGACACGCCACTGGCGCTGATCGAAGCCTTGCTGCCGGATATCCTGGTCAAGGGCGCGGATTATACGATCGAGACCGTGGTCGGCGCCGATGTAGTCCAGAAGGCGGGCGGGCGCGTGGTGTTGGTCGACCTCGTCGCCGGCAAGAGCACGACGAGCACCATCGGCAAGCTGCGCGCCACAAGCTGA
- a CDS encoding SIS domain-containing protein: MSELNDYLVRSAAVISAMVERDLTKEMERAVTTVVEALSQGKALLICGNGGSASDAIHIATELVGRFLRERKAYNVIALSANAGVLTAWGNDYGFDTVFSRQVEAHGSQGAVLLAISTSGNSPSILAAAEQARAMGMTVISLTGDTGGKLKPLTDILLNVPSTSTPIIQQGHVCLYHHLCEAVEARLSDG, translated from the coding sequence ATGTCCGAACTGAACGATTATCTGGTCCGCTCCGCGGCGGTGATCTCGGCGATGGTCGAGCGCGACCTCACGAAAGAGATGGAGCGTGCCGTCACCACCGTCGTCGAGGCGTTGTCGCAAGGCAAGGCGCTGCTGATCTGCGGCAATGGTGGCTCGGCCAGCGATGCCATCCATATCGCCACCGAACTGGTCGGCCGCTTCCTAAGGGAGCGCAAGGCCTACAATGTCATCGCACTATCGGCCAACGCCGGGGTGCTGACCGCCTGGGGCAATGATTACGGCTTCGACACCGTGTTCTCGCGCCAGGTCGAGGCGCATGGCTCGCAAGGCGCAGTGCTGCTCGCCATCTCGACCAGCGGCAACTCGCCGAGCATCCTTGCCGCAGCCGAGCAGGCGCGGGCGATGGGCATGACGGTGATCAGCCTGACCGGCGACACCGGCGGCAAGCTCAAGCCGCTGACCGATATCCTGCTCAACGTGCCGTCGACCTCGACGCCGATCATCCAGCAGGGGCATGTGTGCCTCTACCACCACTTGTGTGAAGCGGTCGAAGCGCGTCTCAGCGATGGCTGA
- a CDS encoding D-glycero-alpha-D-manno-heptose-1,7-bisphosphate 7-phosphatase has protein sequence MADEKSGFPLVEPGLWVERVGTRDFPSGRPALFLDRDGTINVDTGYPDDPADVVLRDGIAPAIEAANRCGVPVVMVSNQSGIARGYFGWDAFARVNRRVLDLLGERNAFVDMVLACAYHEAGSGPLGVADHPMRKPNPGMLIEAQKRLGLDLQRSLIVGDKAADMEAGQRAGLARGWLVDGEAIKEAGFEVLSLRDNGDRDGLLGAMEALRSRLS, from the coding sequence ATGGCTGACGAAAAGAGCGGCTTTCCGCTCGTCGAGCCCGGCCTCTGGGTCGAGCGCGTCGGCACCAGGGATTTTCCGAGCGGCCGACCGGCGCTGTTCCTCGACCGCGACGGCACCATCAATGTCGATACCGGCTATCCCGACGATCCGGCCGACGTGGTGCTGCGCGACGGTATCGCGCCGGCGATCGAGGCGGCTAACCGGTGTGGCGTCCCGGTGGTCATGGTCAGCAACCAGTCCGGCATCGCGCGCGGCTATTTCGGATGGGATGCGTTCGCGCGGGTCAACCGGCGCGTGCTCGACCTTCTTGGTGAGAGGAACGCCTTCGTCGACATGGTGCTTGCCTGCGCTTACCACGAGGCCGGCTCCGGCCCGCTGGGCGTAGCCGACCATCCCATGCGCAAGCCCAATCCGGGCATGCTGATCGAGGCGCAGAAGCGTCTTGGCCTCGATCTCCAGCGGTCACTGATCGTCGGCGATAAAGCCGCGGACATGGAGGCAGGCCAGCGCGCCGGTCTGGCGCGCGGATGGCTCGTCGACGGTGAAGCCATCAAGGAAGCAGGCTTTGAGGTTCTGTCGCTGCGGGACAACGGCGACCGGGATGGGCTGCTGGGGGCCATGGAGGCGCTCAGGTCGAGACTGAGTTAG
- a CDS encoding Lrp/AsnC family transcriptional regulator: MPLKADLDAIDWKILRELQDDGRMTNVELSNRVGISAPPCLRRVRRLEETGIIRGYRALLNAPALGMDVVAFCLIGLHHQADAELKTFAERTRGWSIVRDAWMVSGESDFLLHCVASDLGTFQTFVIEQLASAPNVDTVRTALTIRRVKDEGLVAFGT; the protein is encoded by the coding sequence ATGCCGCTCAAAGCCGATCTCGATGCCATCGACTGGAAGATCCTGCGCGAGTTGCAGGATGACGGGCGCATGACCAATGTCGAGTTGTCGAACCGGGTCGGCATCTCGGCGCCGCCTTGCCTGCGCCGCGTCAGGCGGCTCGAGGAGACCGGCATCATCCGCGGCTACCGCGCGCTTCTCAACGCCCCGGCGCTCGGCATGGACGTCGTCGCCTTCTGCCTCATCGGCCTTCACCACCAGGCCGACGCCGAGCTCAAGACCTTCGCCGAGCGCACGCGCGGCTGGTCGATCGTGCGCGACGCCTGGATGGTGTCGGGCGAATCCGACTTCCTGCTGCATTGCGTGGCAAGCGATCTCGGCACGTTCCAGACTTTCGTCATCGAGCAGCTGGCTTCCGCCCCGAATGTCGACACGGTGCGCACCGCGCTGACCATCCGCCGCGTCAAGGACGAGGGGCTGGTGGCGTTCGGGACCTGA
- the trxB gene encoding thioredoxin-disulfide reductase, with product MTTKHAPVLIIGSGPAGYTAAIYAARAMLKPMLVAGLQQGGQLMITTDVENYPGFADPIQGPWLMEQMLKQAEHVGTEVINDIITEVDLEVRPFRATGDSGTVYTADALIIATGAQAKWLGIPSEQTFMGFGVSACATCDGFFYRGKDVAVVGGGNSAVEEALYLSNLAKTVTVIHRRSDFRAERILRERLFKKDNVRVIWDTVVDEITGQPGRAPLPPSVEGLKLRNVATGEASRLKVDGVFVAIGHAPAVELFAGKLKQKPNGYLWTAPDSTRTDVPGVFAAGDVTDDIYRQAVTAAGLGCMAALEAEKYLAGIEVHREAAE from the coding sequence ATGACAACCAAACACGCGCCTGTTCTCATCATCGGCTCCGGGCCGGCCGGCTATACGGCGGCGATCTATGCCGCCCGCGCCATGCTGAAGCCGATGCTGGTCGCCGGGCTGCAGCAGGGTGGCCAGCTGATGATTACCACCGACGTCGAGAATTATCCGGGCTTTGCCGATCCGATCCAGGGCCCGTGGCTGATGGAGCAAATGCTGAAGCAGGCCGAGCATGTCGGCACCGAGGTCATCAACGACATCATCACCGAGGTGGATCTCGAGGTGCGGCCGTTCCGCGCCACCGGCGATTCCGGCACCGTCTACACCGCCGATGCGCTGATCATCGCTACCGGCGCGCAGGCCAAGTGGCTTGGCATTCCGTCGGAGCAGACCTTCATGGGCTTCGGCGTGTCGGCCTGCGCCACCTGCGACGGCTTCTTCTACCGGGGCAAGGACGTCGCGGTGGTAGGCGGCGGCAATTCGGCAGTGGAGGAAGCGCTCTATCTGTCGAACCTCGCCAAGACCGTCACCGTCATTCACCGGCGCAGCGATTTCCGCGCCGAGCGCATCCTGCGCGAACGGCTGTTCAAGAAGGACAATGTCCGCGTCATCTGGGACACGGTCGTCGACGAGATCACCGGGCAGCCGGGAAGGGCGCCGCTGCCGCCTTCGGTCGAGGGGCTGAAGCTGCGCAATGTGGCGACCGGAGAGGCGTCGCGGCTTAAGGTCGACGGCGTCTTCGTCGCGATCGGCCATGCGCCCGCGGTTGAGCTTTTCGCCGGCAAACTGAAGCAGAAGCCGAACGGCTATCTGTGGACGGCGCCGGATTCGACCCGCACCGATGTGCCCGGCGTGTTTGCCGCGGGCGACGTCACCGACGATATCTACCGGCAGGCGGTGACGGCGGCCGGGCTTGGCTGCATGGCCGCGCTCGAGGCGGAAAAATACCTGGCGGGAATAGAAGTTCACCGCGAAGCGGCGGAATAA
- a CDS encoding LysR family transcriptional regulator, which produces MALDWDKLRVFHAAAEAGSFTHAAETLHLSQSAISRQVSALEHDVGVALFNRHARGLVLTEQGEMLFRTAHDVLMKLETIKTRLTETKDRPSGVLRVTTTVGLGAGWLTERVQEFIELYPEISLQLILANEELDLTMRQADCAIRLRQPQQPDLIQRRLFTVHFHLYAAPSYVAKFGKPASVAELRNHRIVTFGVPVPSHLSELNWLETVGDFEGGQRVPTLQINDILSIKRAVQGGAGIAMLPDYVINKDSGLVQLLPETEVPSFDTYFAYPDAMKNQAKLHVFRDFIIAKARSWSY; this is translated from the coding sequence ATGGCGCTGGACTGGGACAAGCTACGCGTGTTTCACGCTGCGGCGGAGGCTGGGTCGTTCACCCATGCCGCCGAGACGCTGCATCTTTCGCAATCGGCGATCTCGCGGCAGGTCAGCGCGCTGGAGCATGATGTCGGCGTGGCGCTGTTTAATCGCCATGCCCGCGGGCTGGTGCTGACCGAGCAGGGCGAGATGCTGTTCCGCACGGCACATGACGTGCTGATGAAGCTGGAGACCATCAAGACACGGCTGACCGAGACCAAGGATCGGCCCTCCGGCGTGCTGCGGGTGACGACCACGGTGGGCCTCGGCGCCGGCTGGCTGACCGAGCGCGTGCAGGAGTTCATCGAGCTCTATCCCGAGATCAGCCTGCAACTGATCCTCGCCAATGAGGAGCTCGACCTCACCATGCGCCAGGCCGATTGCGCCATTCGGCTGCGCCAGCCGCAGCAGCCCGATCTCATCCAGCGCCGGTTGTTCACCGTGCATTTCCATCTCTACGCGGCACCGTCCTATGTGGCGAAGTTCGGCAAGCCGGCCTCGGTCGCCGAGCTCAGGAACCATCGCATCGTCACCTTCGGCGTGCCGGTGCCCTCGCATTTGTCGGAGCTGAACTGGCTGGAGACGGTCGGCGATTTCGAGGGCGGCCAAAGAGTGCCGACGCTGCAGATCAACGATATTTTGTCGATCAAGCGCGCGGTCCAGGGCGGCGCCGGCATCGCCATGCTGCCCGACTATGTGATCAACAAGGATTCCGGTCTGGTGCAACTTTTGCCGGAGACGGAGGTGCCGTCCTTCGACACCTATTTCGCCTATCCCGACGCGATGAAGAACCAGGCCAAGCTGCACGTCTTCCGCGATTTCATCATCGCCAAGGCGCGCAGCTGGTCTTACTAG